TATATAATGGAGCTGAAATATTGCTAATATTTGGTCTCCAGCTCATTGGATACTCTTCAAATGAATTTACTGGCATTCTCTATGCTCCTTTTCTCGTCATTTTTGCATACAATATTTTAATTGTCTTGCATACAATGATAATATTGTATGCATGTGATTTCAATGCTATAATTTTTAAAAAATCAGAAAAAAGGAACGATTAATTATGCAATATTCAGAAAGAATCTTAAAAACACCTTCTTCATTCATCCGCAATATCTTGAAAGTAACAGATGCAGAGGACGTTATTTCCTTTGCAGGGGGTCTTCCTAACCCCATCTCTTTCCCAATCGATGCGTTAAGAGCATCTGTCGATCATGCCATCACAGAAAATGGTAGCCGACTATTCCAATATTCTTCAACACAGGGATATGCACCATTACGTGAGTACATTGCTGCAAAATACCAACGTCTACATGGATTAGATGTTCACGCTGATGATGTCTTTATTACTACAGGTTCACAGCAAGCTCTTGAATTAATTGGAAAGGTACTAATTAACAAAGGAGACGGCATCGTTATTGAAGAGCCTGGTTATTTAGGTGCCATTCAAGCCTTTACATTAAGTGAGCCAACATTTTATGGTGTAACACTCGAAAATGATGGTCTAAATTTAGAAGAGCTAGAGAAAGCCCTACAACAGCCAAATGTAAAATTTATTTATACAGTTCCAAATTTCCAAAATCCAACAGGGCTAACGTATTCTAAAGAAAAACGTCAGCAGATTTGCGACATCATCGCAAAATATGATGTGGCGTTAATTGAGGATGATCCATATGGAGAATTGCGCTTTCAGGGCGAGCCACTGCCATACATCGGTGCAGGCAAATTAGAGAACAGCATTTTACTTGGTTCTTTCTCTAAAACGATTACGCCAGGAATGCGTCTAGGCTTTATCATTACAAAGAATAAAGAGCTCATGCAACATATTGAAACAGCAAAGCAAGCAACTGATCTACACACAAATATTTTTGCTCAATATGTAATTTATGACTATCTAGCAAACAATGATTATACTGAGCATGTTCAGAAAATTATAACATTATATAAAAATCAAGCTGAAGCAATGCTAGATGCGATGCAAGAGTTCTTCCCGGCACATGTGGAGTATACAAGACCTGAGGGTGGTATGTTTATTTGGGCTACGATGAACAATGGTGCATCAGCTCTTGATGTCTTCCACAAAGCAATGGAGCAAAAAGTAGCATTTGTCCCTGGCGACCCATTCTATACAGCAAAAACGGGAGTAAGTACAATGCGTCTTAATTATACAAATGCAACCCCTGAAATTATTCGTGAAGGCATTAAACGATTAGGTAGCATTTTATAATCTACATCAAAGAAACCGTATGAGCTTTTTAGATTCGCTCATACGGTTTGTTTATATAGGATAATAGATTGTCATACTTAACCGTGTTAAGGACTGGCCCGCATTAAAATAGATGTGCGGCCGATCTGCTTTAAATCGAATAGAGTCACCAGCTTTTATGGTGTATTGCTTGTCATTGATCGTCAATGCTAGTTCCCCATCAAAAACCGTGATAAATTCTTCTGTCCCATCTCGATGTGCCTCGGCAATTAACTTTCCTTGATGGTCAATCTCCACAGTATAAATTTCGAAGCGATTCTCCTCCTGAAAAGAAAAATAAGGATAAACCCTATACCTTCCATTATCCTCCGTTAATACTTGAACATCCTCTAATAAAATTACCTCTGTTTCAGGTTGTGGTTGATTAATGAGCGTCGTAAATGAAACCTTTAGACCATTTGCAATCTTCCAAATGGTTGTGAGCGTTGGGCTCGATTCCCCTCGTTCAATTTGCCCTATCATGGTCTTACTTACTCCACAAAGCTGTGAAACTTTCTCTAGGCTTAGCTTTTCCTTCTCTCGAATAGCTTTTAAATTTTTTGCAAACACAAGATGAATTTCTTCTATCTTTCAACACCCCTTTTGTATGTACAATATAACGTACATTTTGTATAATAAAAAGCACGAACGTTATATTGTTTATTTCGAACATTATAACATACTATCAAAAAGGAGGGACTACAGTGCCATTATTTTCTTTTTTAACTTTCGTTGTCATTACAAGTTTTACCCCAGGTCCTAATAACTTTATGGCCATGCTATTTGCCAATAAACAAGGTTTTACAAAAACGATTCCCTTTTCTCTCGGAGTCGGTGCAGGCTTTTTTATGCTGATTGGTTTATGTAGCTTTTTTAATATTGCCCTGACAAATATTATGCCCTTTATAAAGTTACCCTTGACCCTATTTGGGGTTGGCTATATGTTGTATTTAGCCTTTAAAATAGTAAAAAGCAAAGCCAGTGATCTTGAAAAAGAAGAAGGCAACAACAATCATTTATTTTTAGTAGGTATTTTATTACAATTTATAAATCCTAAAGGGATATTGTTTGGCATTACTGTAGTAGCAACCTATATCCTCCCTTATTATTCTTCATATTTTAGCTTTTTTCTTTTCGCTGTATTTTTAGGAATCGTTGGCATCCTCAGTACAAGTAGCTGGGCTCTGTTTGGTTCAGCTTTCCAAAAAATGCTTCATCAATATCGGCAACCTTTTAATATCATCATGGCTCTTTTATTGGTCTATAGTGCGATTTCAATTCTTGTTCAATCATAGCAAAAAACAACCCTTCTCGTACGCTATAGCGTCGAAAAGGGCTGCCGCCTCAAATTTATTTTGTATATGTTAAAACGGCATTTTTTTTGAATTTAGCCAATGCTTGTGTAGCCTCACTTTTGTTTGTGTATTCAAAAATTCGAACATCCTTTTTATCAAATACTGTAATGACCCACATAGAAAATTCTCCCTTCAAACTTGTTTTTTGTATTTAACAATCACCGAACAATGTGATACTTCCTGTAAACTATATTTTATCATTGCCTTACCTGATTCTTATTTTACGCTGATTTTTGTAAAAATAAAGCCTTATGTGAAGCCCTTCACAAACTGTTCAATTTCAAAACGCTTTCATTGAACATTTTGTGAAAAGCCATGTTTTTTAGGCATAAAGTGGAATCTCAATGTGCGACAACACCATACGTTTCATCCTCTACCCAACAGTTCCTACTGCTATTTCGTCTCATATAGAAAAACCGTATAAACGCCTTTTCCACGACAAGTTATAAAAACGGAAGAAAAAAGATCACCCATCACGGTGCTGCACCCCAAAAGTTAGACTTTTTGGCGTAATAACCAAGGTTTTAAATTAAAGATTGTTCAAGAGTATTTAAAAGGTCGCAACTTGGAACAGTAATTTTTTAAAAGAAGGAGTAGAAGGCCTGAAACATGCGAGAGAAAGGCCCTCTATGTCTAAAAAAACAAAAGCTACAGTGACAAAAGCAGAAAAAACAATGTCTCATGAGGGGCAGTTAGAACGTGAAAATGAACTACTTCGTCTAGAGGTTGCGTATTTAAAAAAGTTGAAGGCTTTTCGAGAGAACCCGGATGCCTTCCTCCAAAAGCACAAGCAGCAATCGCCTTTGAACTCAAAGAAGGGGGGTTCCGATTAAAAGACATCTTTAAACAGGTCGGTATTCTAGAAGCAACATATCACTATCACATCAAGCAATAGCAGCTAAAGAGCAGCCAAAAAAATTTAACAAGATAAAATTAGCGATTCGTTCATTAAAAGAAGGTGAGCAGCCATTAATTCATAGCGAGCGAGGCTTTCAATATACATCACACAGATTTAAGCGATTCATCGATAAAGCAAAACTGATACAAAGTATGTCACGTGTAGGTCGATGTATTGATAACGGACCGATTGAAGCATTTTGGGGCACATTGAAATGTGAGAAGTATTATCTACATAAGTACGATTCATATGAAGAGTTAAAAGTAGCGATAGATGACTATATTCATTTCTATAATCACTATCGCTACCAGAAAAGATTAAACGGCTTGAGCCCTTTAGAATTCAGGAATCAAGCCGCTTAATACATTTTTTATTATTTCCACTGTCTACTTGACGGGGTGCAGTTCACATTTTTATGAGCGCCTGGTCTATTTGATTCTTGAACTTTATTTTTTGTTTTATATATCTTATTATTGCTTTTCTAATATTCTTTTTGAATGCTCCATTTCCATATTATATATTTTGCAAAATTCCTCCCTCTTCATTTCTTCTAGAGGGGTTGGATAATACCTCCAAATGCCTCTTGAAGTGCCCATCACACGCTGACCGCCAATATTCAGTTCATATTCTTCTCCATAACCTGTCGTATAAGCAGTTGTAATATTTCCGTATTTGCTATTAAAACCTTTGACCTCATCCAAACCAGACAATATATCGACGAGTGTAAAGTTTATTGGATATGTCGGTTGTTCTTCTTTTGCTTTTTGCAGCTCTTTTTCTGCTTGTTTGTACAAGGCTTTTCGGTCTGGTGAAACATCAGAAATATATTGTGTAGATAAATAGTCTTTCATTCGCTCTATATGATCAGATTGTTCATAGTTGTTTGAATACCTCATCATGGCTTCACGCTGTGCTACGCTTTTGATTTGTTCGAGCATCTCTTCATTTGATAACGTTCGCCCGCCTTTTGTAGGAATCCTACTCCAATCTGGTGCGGAAATGGAACTAAATGCTGAATAGCTCCTTCCTAAAGGATTTTTTACTTCCTTCATCGAATAGCCCCACAAACCCCCTTTACCTGAAGAACGAATAAATTCGTCTGTTTTAGTAGTTGGCGATGTTGTATTTTTTGTCGTATTTCTCTGATGCGCATTTTCAAAAAAATTACTTTGTGTTTGTCCAACTTTCCCTATCATTTTCTAACCACCTTTTTTATCTTTGTGATTTTATCGACAAAAAAGGGAAATATTTGAATTTAAAATAATTACCAAAGCGTTGTTTTAGAAGATTTTTTACTTAGCGTTGTAAATCCAGCATCTTTATGATGCTACCCCATTTTGTGTAAAGCATGCTGGATTTCATCTATCCAACTTTTCCCGCCATATACGACAAAGGTTGTTTCATTATCTTTCACATCGAAGATTTTTACTCTTTGGGAAATAAGGAGATTTAAACCTAGTTCTGCTCGATTTACTTCTTTTAAACTTAGTTCCCAAAATAAATTTGGATTAATATTTAAGGCATGGGCACAAAAGATCAACCGTTGATTTGTTAACAACAAACGGCCACCGTCAGATTTAGTTGCACTGTAATACATGTTTGCTAAACCTGAGCGAATTGGAAATTCATTTGTATTCATTTCAATCTCATGGAAAAAGATTTTTCTATTTGTAAGTTTGAATTCGTTATAATCGTATGTAATCTGTTTTGCTTCTGACGTAATGATGTAACTACCACAGTATTCACAATTAATTTGTTTAGGGTCAAATACTGCAGCACAGTTTGGACAATTGAAAGCTTTAACCATGCTTTATCGCTCCTAATATTTGCTATTATTAAGTATAGTTCGAATTACCAAATATACCAACAATATTAATAAAAAATGCCTAGGCTCAAATTAATTGAGTACCTGGGTTTTGGCGTTACTTTATAAATTTGTCATAGTGACGTTTAAGCAAGTCGTTTTTATGTACTTAGTTTTTTACTCCATATAAACTATACATAATAATACAGAAGGAGAATATTGATGGAATTTCGATTAGAATTATTCGTTGAAGATTTACATTACATTTCATAATAAGACCGAAGTTAGTGCAATTATTAAAATGAAGAATTTTGCTTTATTATTAACATCTGATAACGTTCTTAATGAAAATCATTATTTTAAAAAAGGCGGTTTAAGACCAAAAGGAAAAGGTATTGAAGTAGTGATACTACTAGATAATATCGAACAAACATATCAACGTGTTCTAGATAAACATTATCCAGTTGAATCCAGTCTTGTTTTGTAATCATGAGGTATGAATTACAAAAATGTTTAATCACTTTTAGCAAATGAATTTTATAGAAAAGAGGACTTTGGTAGAATAGGTGCTAAAAACGATAATTGTAAGGCATCAAGAAATTCATTCTTTTTGAATGAAACTTTTAAGCCTTAGTTTTTAGCACCGTCCACGACGACCATACGGTTTATATCCATGCATGCCCATTAAATAATAAATTGTAGTAGTAGATTTTTATTTCATAAGCATGTATTTAGCAGAATACTTCTTCCTGCTTTTTTGTTAATTCAATTTCAAAGCCTAAATCCTCAAGCATACGATAATCGCTATTTGCCTCTTGGCCTGCTGTTGTTAAATAATCTCCTACAAAAATGCTATTTGCCGCATACATTCCCAGTGGCTGAAGGGACCCAAGATTGACTTCACGACCACCAGAAATACGAATTTCCTTTGTTGGATTTATATAACGGAACAATGCTAAAACCTTTAAACAATATCGTGGATTTAATTCCTTTGTCCCTTCCAGCTTTGTGCCGTCTATAGCATTTAAAAAATTGACTGGGATCGAATCAGCATCTAATTGATGTAGGGCACGCGCAATGTTGACGACATCCTCTTTTGTTTCCTTCATTCCAATGATTGCTCCTGAGCAAGGCGAAATTCCATGCTTTTTTGCAATTTCTACCGTATTCACACGATCCTCATAGGTATGCGATGTAGTAATGTATGAGTGATGACGCTCTGATGTATTTAAATTATGATTGTAGCGATCTACCCCCGCCTCTTTTAATTGCTGTGCCTGTTCTTCTTTTAATAAGCCAAGACAGGCACATACTTTTAAGCCATACTTCTCTTTAATTTCAGTGACTGCTTCACTGACAACATTGACATCCTTCCGCGTTGGCCCACGTCCACTTGCCACGATGCAATAGGTGCCAATTTTATTGTCAAATGCTCGTTTTGCACCCTCTAAAATTTCTTCCTTCGTAATAAATGGATATTTTTCAATCGGTGCAGATGATTTAGATGATTGGGAACAATAGCCACAATCCTCTGGACAATAGCCACTTTTCGCGTTCATAATCATATTCAATTTTACTTTTTTCCCATAATAATGCTTACGAATGGCAAATGCACCATCCATTACCTTTAATAGTTCATCATCATCACTATTTAAAATGGCAAGTGCTTCATCATTACTAATCACCTTACCTGCAATTACATCCTCTGCTAACTGTAACCAATTCACTAAACATTCTCCCTTTCTACTTGCATGATTTTCACTGTTCTTACTGACTGAAATACCTTATATAAGCGTTCGGCTAACAGTGCAGACGCTAAAGCTAAGCAA
This genomic stretch from Lysinibacillus pakistanensis harbors:
- a CDS encoding helix-turn-helix domain-containing protein is translated as MEEIHLVFAKNLKAIREKEKLSLEKVSQLCGVSKTMIGQIERGESSPTLTTIWKIANGLKVSFTTLINQPQPETEVILLEDVQVLTEDNGRYRVYPYFSFQEENRFEIYTVEIDHQGKLIAEAHRDGTEEFITVFDGELALTINDKQYTIKAGDSIRFKADRPHIYFNAGQSLTRLSMTIYYPI
- a CDS encoding PLP-dependent aminotransferase family protein, translating into MQYSERILKTPSSFIRNILKVTDAEDVISFAGGLPNPISFPIDALRASVDHAITENGSRLFQYSSTQGYAPLREYIAAKYQRLHGLDVHADDVFITTGSQQALELIGKVLINKGDGIVIEEPGYLGAIQAFTLSEPTFYGVTLENDGLNLEELEKALQQPNVKFIYTVPNFQNPTGLTYSKEKRQQICDIIAKYDVALIEDDPYGELRFQGEPLPYIGAGKLENSILLGSFSKTITPGMRLGFIITKNKELMQHIETAKQATDLHTNIFAQYVIYDYLANNDYTEHVQKIITLYKNQAEAMLDAMQEFFPAHVEYTRPEGGMFIWATMNNGASALDVFHKAMEQKVAFVPGDPFYTAKTGVSTMRLNYTNATPEIIREGIKRLGSIL
- the bioB gene encoding biotin synthase BioB — protein: MNWLQLAEDVIAGKVISNDEALAILNSDDDELLKVMDGAFAIRKHYYGKKVKLNMIMNAKSGYCPEDCGYCSQSSKSSAPIEKYPFITKEEILEGAKRAFDNKIGTYCIVASGRGPTRKDVNVVSEAVTEIKEKYGLKVCACLGLLKEEQAQQLKEAGVDRYNHNLNTSERHHSYITTSHTYEDRVNTVEIAKKHGISPCSGAIIGMKETKEDVVNIARALHQLDADSIPVNFLNAIDGTKLEGTKELNPRYCLKVLALFRYINPTKEIRISGGREVNLGSLQPLGMYAANSIFVGDYLTTAGQEANSDYRMLEDLGFEIELTKKQEEVFC
- a CDS encoding LysE family transporter, whose translation is MPLFSFLTFVVITSFTPGPNNFMAMLFANKQGFTKTIPFSLGVGAGFFMLIGLCSFFNIALTNIMPFIKLPLTLFGVGYMLYLAFKIVKSKASDLEKEEGNNNHLFLVGILLQFINPKGILFGITVVATYILPYYSSYFSFFLFAVFLGIVGILSTSSWALFGSAFQKMLHQYRQPFNIIMALLLVYSAISILVQS
- a CDS encoding PH domain-containing protein codes for the protein MVKAFNCPNCAAVFDPKQINCEYCGSYIITSEAKQITYDYNEFKLTNRKIFFHEIEMNTNEFPIRSGLANMYYSATKSDGGRLLLTNQRLIFCAHALNINPNLFWELSLKEVNRAELGLNLLISQRVKIFDVKDNETTFVVYGGKSWIDEIQHALHKMG